The proteins below are encoded in one region of Alistipes indistinctus YIT 12060:
- a CDS encoding pyridoxal phosphate-dependent aminotransferase: MENKPIQIALAGRLSGVGEYYFSKKLREIDQMRAAGQDIISLGVGGPDQPPHPKVIARLAAESAKPGTHAYQPYKGTAILREAFARWYNRFYGVTLDPVTEVLPLIGSKEGIMHVCMTYLNPGDKVLIPNPGYPTYRSAATISGGVCVDYLLREQNGWMPDFAEIECGGLDGVKIMIVNFPHMPTGAAPREGLFRDLVAFARKHNILLLHDNPYSFIRNEHPESLLATDGAKEVALELNSLSKSHSMAGWRIGMLAGAPERIDEVIRFKSNMDSGMFYPMQAAAAEALDLDEEWYRSLNAVYREREVKGFELLDLIGCSYAKPQSGLFVWGRLPEGAGDCFEFSDKLLYGCGVFITPGGIFGSEGNNYIRISLCSPVEVLERAKQRIREKM, translated from the coding sequence ATGGAAAACAAACCGATACAGATAGCGTTAGCCGGACGCCTTTCAGGGGTAGGCGAATATTATTTTTCGAAAAAATTACGGGAGATCGACCAGATGCGCGCAGCGGGACAGGATATTATCAGCCTCGGCGTGGGCGGTCCCGACCAACCTCCGCATCCGAAGGTGATCGCACGGCTGGCGGCCGAATCCGCCAAGCCCGGGACGCACGCTTACCAGCCGTACAAAGGCACGGCAATCCTGCGCGAGGCCTTTGCCCGGTGGTACAACCGCTTTTACGGCGTGACGCTCGATCCGGTGACCGAAGTCCTGCCGCTAATCGGTTCGAAAGAGGGTATCATGCATGTTTGTATGACTTACCTGAACCCCGGCGATAAGGTGCTGATCCCCAATCCCGGTTATCCGACCTATCGCTCCGCCGCAACGATTTCGGGAGGCGTTTGTGTCGATTACCTGCTTCGCGAGCAGAACGGCTGGATGCCCGATTTCGCTGAGATCGAATGCGGCGGGCTCGACGGCGTGAAGATCATGATCGTGAATTTTCCGCACATGCCTACCGGTGCCGCACCGCGTGAAGGATTGTTCCGCGACCTGGTCGCTTTTGCCCGTAAGCATAATATCCTGTTGCTGCATGACAATCCGTACAGCTTTATCCGTAACGAGCATCCGGAAAGCCTGTTGGCGACGGACGGTGCGAAAGAGGTGGCCCTAGAGCTCAATTCGCTGAGCAAGAGCCACAGCATGGCCGGCTGGCGAATCGGGATGCTGGCCGGGGCTCCTGAGCGGATAGACGAAGTGATCCGTTTCAAAAGCAATATGGATTCGGGCATGTTTTATCCGATGCAGGCTGCGGCGGCCGAGGCGCTCGACCTGGACGAGGAGTGGTACCGTTCGCTGAACGCGGTTTACCGCGAACGCGAGGTGAAAGGTTTCGAACTGCTCGATCTGATCGGTTGTAGCTATGCCAAGCCCCAGTCGGGATTGTTCGTCTGGGGACGCCTGCCCGAAGGCGCGGGCGATTGTTTCGAGTTTTCGGACAAGTTGCTCTACGGTTGCGGCGTTTTTATCACCCCGGGAGGCATCTTCGGTTCGGAGGGTAACAATTATATCCGCATCAGCCTCTGTTCGCCGGTCGAAGTGCTCGAACGGGCCAAACAGCGCATTCGGGAGAAAATGTAA
- the rmuC gene encoding DNA recombination protein RmuC — MTVLWVLIGLLVGAAGAVLAYRPVLRRFSLERETLRQEAAQREEQVGTLRDQLSGQAVQLTEAAVRQATLAEKLAARDEALARQKEELTALQERQRVEFKNLAAEILEEKSNQFKQTNRESLELLLKPFRDNIEGFRKKVEEVYEKEAQQRFSLKEEIRHLNEMNLRMSQEANNLTAALKGNSKVQGDWGEMILETILDSSNLIKGVHYQTQENIKDNETGANLRPDVILNLPEGKQIVIDSKVSLTAYVTYSETDAPEAQQRAVKEHVRSVRSHIAELAGKSYQTLLNGQNKSVSPDFVIMFIPNEPAFLLAMQQDSALWSDAYNRKVIISSPTNLFALLKIVDDLWKRDGQSKNALAIATEGANLYDKFVGFSETLLDLGRSLGAATGKYEQAMNQLKTGRGNLIRRAERLRELQVKASKSLPAQLEDYDADGPDGE, encoded by the coding sequence ATGACGGTATTGTGGGTATTGATAGGGTTGCTCGTAGGGGCGGCCGGGGCGGTGTTGGCTTACCGTCCGGTTTTGCGGCGGTTCTCTCTCGAACGCGAAACATTGCGGCAGGAGGCGGCTCAGCGTGAAGAGCAGGTCGGGACGTTGCGTGACCAGCTCTCCGGGCAGGCGGTGCAACTGACCGAAGCGGCGGTACGCCAGGCTACCCTGGCGGAGAAACTCGCGGCGCGCGACGAGGCGCTTGCACGCCAGAAAGAGGAGTTGACGGCCCTGCAGGAGCGGCAGCGCGTGGAGTTCAAGAATCTCGCCGCCGAGATACTCGAGGAGAAGAGTAACCAGTTCAAGCAGACGAACCGCGAATCGCTGGAGCTGTTGCTTAAGCCGTTCCGCGACAATATAGAGGGGTTCCGCAAAAAAGTCGAGGAGGTGTACGAAAAAGAGGCGCAGCAGCGCTTTTCGCTCAAAGAGGAGATCCGGCACCTCAACGAGATGAACCTGCGCATGAGCCAGGAGGCCAATAACCTGACCGCCGCGCTCAAAGGTAATTCGAAAGTGCAGGGCGACTGGGGCGAAATGATACTCGAGACGATCCTCGACAGTTCGAACCTGATCAAAGGGGTGCATTATCAGACCCAGGAGAATATCAAGGATAATGAGACCGGAGCCAATTTACGGCCCGACGTGATTCTGAACCTGCCCGAGGGCAAGCAGATCGTTATCGATTCGAAAGTGTCGCTGACGGCTTATGTGACTTACAGCGAAACCGATGCACCCGAAGCGCAGCAGCGTGCGGTGAAGGAGCATGTCCGTTCGGTGCGCAGCCACATTGCCGAATTGGCGGGCAAATCGTACCAGACACTGCTCAACGGCCAAAATAAAAGCGTGTCGCCCGATTTTGTCATCATGTTCATTCCCAACGAACCTGCCTTCCTGCTGGCGATGCAGCAGGACAGCGCGCTGTGGAGCGATGCCTACAACCGTAAGGTGATTATCAGCAGCCCGACGAACCTGTTCGCACTGCTGAAGATCGTGGACGACCTGTGGAAACGTGACGGGCAGAGCAAAAATGCGCTGGCGATTGCCACTGAAGGGGCTAACCTGTACGACAAGTTCGTCGGCTTCTCGGAAACGCTGCTCGATCTGGGCCGCAGCCTCGGTGCGGCTACGGGCAAGTATGAACAGGCGATGAACCAACTCAAAACCGGGCGCGGAAACCTGATACGACGTGCCGAGAGACTGCGCGAATTGCAGGTGAAGGCTTCCAAATCGCTTCCGGCCCAACTGGAGGATTATGACGCGGATGGACCGGACGGGGAGTAG
- the rlmB gene encoding 23S rRNA (guanosine(2251)-2'-O)-methyltransferase RlmB: MEKKNILFGLRPIIEAIEAGREFEKIYLKKGADGVLLNELAELCKEKHIRVQWVPVEKLNHLTRSNHQGAVGVTSAIEYVDVHEMLAEIPEGETPLLVIFDGVTDVRNFGAIARSAECAGVHGLIMPVKNSAPVNANSMKTSAGALSIIPVSRVGSIRNTIRILQNAGLQIVAASEKSELPLYKADLNKPTALVLGSEDTGISKEVLKMCDVQLAIPLKGTIESLNVGAAAAVMLFEAVRQRSL; this comes from the coding sequence ATGGAAAAGAAAAACATCCTGTTCGGACTGCGCCCGATCATCGAAGCGATCGAAGCGGGCCGCGAGTTCGAAAAAATTTACCTGAAAAAGGGAGCGGACGGCGTACTGCTCAACGAACTGGCCGAGCTGTGCAAAGAGAAGCACATCCGCGTGCAATGGGTGCCGGTCGAAAAGCTGAACCACCTTACGCGAAGCAACCACCAGGGCGCCGTGGGCGTCACCTCGGCCATCGAATATGTCGATGTGCATGAAATGCTCGCCGAAATCCCCGAAGGAGAGACACCACTGCTGGTCATTTTCGACGGGGTGACCGATGTGCGCAATTTCGGTGCCATCGCCCGCAGCGCCGAATGCGCCGGAGTGCACGGGCTGATCATGCCGGTCAAAAACTCCGCACCGGTCAATGCCAACTCGATGAAAACCTCGGCAGGTGCCCTGAGTATCATCCCGGTAAGCCGCGTAGGCAGCATCCGCAACACGATCAGAATCCTGCAAAATGCCGGGTTACAGATCGTAGCGGCCTCGGAAAAGAGCGAGCTTCCGCTTTACAAAGCCGACCTGAACAAACCCACTGCACTGGTGCTGGGCAGCGAAGACACGGGTATTTCGAAAGAGGTGCTCAAAATGTGCGACGTCCAGCTGGCCATTCCGCTGAAGGGAACCATCGAGTCGCTCAATGTCGGAGCCGCCGCCGCTGTCATGCTGTTCGAAGCGGTGCGCCAGCGGAGCCTTTAA
- the abc-f gene encoding ribosomal protection-like ABC-F family protein, producing the protein MISVDNLTVSFGGWDLFKDISFLINPKDRIGLVGKNGAGKSTMLKVLTGEQPPSSGGVSRNGDCTIGYLPQQMKVADTTTLYAETEAAFGEVIDLEKEIAHLTEQITVRTDYESKEYETLLHRLNDCNDRFQILGGLNREAEIEKTLLGLGFKRSDFTRATSEFSGGWRMRIELAKLLLRRPSLFLLDEPTNHLDIESIEWLESYLKEYNGAVVLISHDRAFLDNVTTRTIEISLGKATDYKVPYSRYVELRNERRQQQMAAYLNQQKMIEQTEDFIERFRYKPTKSNQVQSRIKQLEKIERIEIEEEDLATLNIKFPPAPRSGQVVVEAKEAGKSFGEKHVFSDATFTIERGEKVALVGRNGEGKTTFARLVIGESEPSRGVVRVGHNVHIGYYAQNQDDLMNGDFTVFDTLDRVAVGDVRTKLRDILGAFLFRGEDIDKKVKVLSGGERARLAMARLMLEPYNLLVLDEPTNHMDMRSKDILKNALQKYNGTVIVVSHDREFLDGLVDKVYEFRDGRVKEHLGGIYDFLRDRQLESMRELDRANSSAAVAAQSSGPGTNPVPGNRSKGTAGKSPANGATSPAKPALSGKELYTLKREADKQLRKAERDVEQAEEQIMALEKQIAGMDKQMADPAAHGIDLSDGTLYAQYNELKDQLSKLTYRWEELNIELENAQEAVAEFQ; encoded by the coding sequence ATGATTTCAGTAGACAACCTCACCGTCAGCTTCGGCGGCTGGGATCTGTTCAAAGACATATCGTTCCTGATCAATCCGAAAGACCGTATCGGCCTGGTCGGCAAAAACGGCGCGGGCAAATCGACGATGCTCAAGGTGCTCACCGGCGAACAGCCGCCCTCTTCGGGAGGCGTCTCGCGTAACGGTGACTGCACGATCGGTTACCTGCCCCAGCAGATGAAAGTGGCCGACACGACCACGCTGTACGCCGAAACCGAAGCGGCTTTCGGCGAGGTGATCGACCTCGAAAAGGAGATCGCCCACCTGACCGAGCAGATTACCGTACGTACCGACTACGAGAGCAAGGAGTACGAGACACTGCTGCACCGGCTCAACGACTGCAACGACCGCTTCCAGATTCTCGGCGGCCTGAACCGCGAAGCCGAAATCGAGAAGACGCTGCTCGGGCTGGGTTTCAAACGCAGTGATTTCACACGTGCGACAAGCGAATTCAGCGGCGGCTGGCGCATGCGCATCGAGTTGGCGAAACTGCTGCTGCGCCGTCCGTCGCTCTTCCTGCTCGACGAGCCGACCAACCATCTCGACATCGAAAGTATCGAATGGCTCGAAAGCTACCTCAAAGAGTATAACGGCGCGGTGGTACTGATCTCGCACGACCGCGCGTTCCTCGACAACGTCACCACGCGCACGATCGAAATTTCGCTCGGCAAGGCCACCGACTACAAAGTGCCTTACAGCCGCTATGTGGAACTGCGCAACGAACGCCGCCAGCAGCAGATGGCCGCCTACCTCAACCAGCAGAAGATGATCGAGCAGACCGAAGATTTCATCGAGCGCTTCCGCTATAAGCCGACCAAATCGAACCAGGTGCAGTCGCGCATCAAGCAACTCGAGAAGATCGAGCGCATCGAGATCGAAGAGGAAGACCTCGCCACGCTGAACATCAAATTTCCGCCCGCTCCGCGCTCGGGACAGGTGGTCGTCGAGGCGAAAGAGGCCGGCAAGAGTTTCGGGGAAAAGCACGTCTTTTCGGATGCGACCTTCACCATCGAAAGGGGAGAAAAAGTGGCGCTCGTCGGCCGCAACGGGGAAGGCAAGACGACCTTCGCCCGGCTCGTGATCGGCGAGAGCGAACCCTCGCGCGGAGTGGTACGCGTCGGACACAACGTACATATCGGCTACTATGCGCAGAACCAGGACGACCTGATGAACGGCGACTTCACAGTTTTCGACACGCTGGACCGCGTCGCGGTAGGCGACGTACGGACAAAATTGCGCGACATTCTCGGGGCATTCCTGTTCCGCGGCGAAGACATCGACAAGAAGGTGAAGGTGCTTTCGGGCGGCGAGCGGGCCCGGCTAGCGATGGCACGGCTGATGCTCGAGCCCTACAACCTGCTGGTACTCGACGAGCCAACCAACCACATGGACATGCGCTCGAAGGACATCCTCAAAAACGCCCTGCAGAAATACAACGGCACGGTGATCGTCGTTTCGCACGACCGCGAGTTCCTCGACGGACTGGTCGATAAGGTCTACGAGTTCCGCGACGGCCGGGTAAAAGAGCATCTGGGCGGCATCTACGACTTCCTGCGCGACCGCCAGCTGGAATCGATGCGCGAACTCGACCGGGCCAATTCGTCCGCTGCGGTAGCCGCCCAGAGTTCCGGACCGGGAACGAATCCGGTTCCTGGCAACAGAAGCAAAGGTACTGCGGGCAAGTCCCCCGCGAACGGAGCAACCTCACCGGCGAAACCTGCCCTGTCGGGCAAAGAGCTTTACACGCTCAAACGCGAAGCGGACAAACAACTGCGCAAAGCCGAACGCGACGTGGAGCAAGCCGAAGAACAGATCATGGCGCTCGAAAAACAGATCGCCGGGATGGACAAACAGATGGCAGACCCCGCTGCCCACGGTATCGACCTGAGCGACGGCACCCTTTACGCCCAGTACAACGAACTGAAAGACCAACTTTCCAAACTGACCTACCGCTGGGAAGAGCTGAACATCGAATTGGAAAACGCACAGGAAGCGGTGGCCGAGTTCCAATAA
- a CDS encoding prephenate dehydratase produces MKGQLKVAIQGYEGSFHHIVAHRCLGTDIAIHPCATFREVARQVETGEADYGVMAVENSIAGTILPNLGILHNARVQIVGEYYLHIRQNLMVLPGVELGDIVEVQSHPMALLQCVDFLDAHRWKLVETEDTALSARHIAEHKLRNAAAIAGDLAAELFGLEIVVPDIHSIKNNYTRFLLLRPAGQPLPSRADKASLCFKTDHEHGSLMRVLRAIENSTINMTKLQSSPIPSEPWHYMFHIDMEFDSMEEYDRVLADMERNSQQLHVYGVYKRGISTHS; encoded by the coding sequence ATGAAAGGACAACTTAAAGTCGCTATACAGGGGTACGAAGGATCTTTCCACCACATTGTGGCGCACCGCTGCCTCGGAACGGATATCGCGATCCATCCCTGCGCGACGTTTCGCGAAGTGGCGCGCCAGGTCGAGACCGGTGAGGCCGATTACGGCGTGATGGCCGTCGAGAACTCGATCGCCGGCACCATCCTGCCGAACCTGGGTATCCTGCATAACGCCCGCGTGCAGATCGTGGGCGAATATTACCTGCATATCCGCCAGAACCTGATGGTACTCCCCGGCGTGGAGTTGGGGGATATCGTAGAGGTCCAGTCGCACCCGATGGCGCTGTTGCAATGCGTCGATTTCCTCGACGCACACCGCTGGAAACTGGTCGAAACCGAAGATACGGCCCTTAGCGCCAGGCATATCGCCGAGCATAAATTACGCAATGCGGCTGCCATCGCAGGCGATCTGGCCGCAGAGTTGTTCGGGCTCGAAATCGTTGTGCCCGACATTCATTCGATCAAGAACAACTACACCCGTTTTTTGCTGCTGCGTCCTGCGGGCCAGCCGCTTCCGTCCAGGGCCGACAAAGCTTCGCTCTGTTTCAAGACCGATCACGAGCACGGTTCGTTGATGCGTGTGCTGCGCGCGATCGAAAACAGTACGATCAACATGACCAAGCTGCAGTCGTCGCCGATTCCCAGCGAACCTTGGCATTACATGTTCCATATCGATATGGAGTTCGACAGTATGGAGGAGTACGACCGGGTGTTGGCCGATATGGAGCGTAATTCACAGCAGTTGCATGTTTACGGTGTGTATAAAAGGGGAATTTCGACACACTCCTGA
- a CDS encoding prephenate dehydrogenase, whose amino-acid sequence MKIAVVGVGLIGGSFALTLKEKGLAAEVVGVDNSEPNRNKALELGLVDRFEELPAAVAGADLIVLATPVSSIPLLAVKVLNLVDDSQVVIDMGSTKQELCEVIAQHPRRGRFVATHPMWGTEFSGPEAAVHGAFAGRTVVICDREASDPDALESVERIYAEIGMPVKYMSAEEQDTHTAYVSHISHITSFALALTVLEKEREEEHIFDLAGGGFESTVRLAKSSPATWIPIFMQNKYNILDVLREHIHQLQIFRRMIEKDDVEGLRSLMVRANSIKRILP is encoded by the coding sequence ATGAAGATCGCCGTGGTCGGCGTAGGGCTGATTGGCGGATCGTTCGCACTTACACTCAAAGAGAAGGGGCTCGCAGCCGAAGTGGTCGGCGTGGATAATTCGGAACCGAACCGCAACAAGGCGTTGGAACTCGGATTGGTCGACCGTTTCGAAGAGTTACCCGCGGCAGTGGCCGGGGCGGACCTGATCGTATTGGCCACTCCGGTCAGTTCGATCCCGCTGCTGGCGGTCAAAGTGCTGAATTTGGTGGACGATAGCCAGGTGGTGATCGATATGGGATCGACCAAGCAGGAGCTTTGTGAGGTGATCGCACAACACCCGCGCCGGGGCCGCTTTGTGGCGACGCACCCGATGTGGGGTACCGAGTTCAGCGGTCCCGAGGCGGCCGTGCACGGGGCTTTTGCCGGTCGCACGGTCGTGATTTGCGACCGCGAGGCGAGCGATCCCGATGCATTAGAATCGGTCGAACGCATCTATGCCGAGATTGGGATGCCGGTTAAATACATGAGCGCCGAGGAACAGGATACGCATACCGCTTATGTGAGCCATATCTCGCACATCACATCGTTCGCGTTGGCGCTGACCGTTTTGGAGAAGGAGCGCGAGGAAGAGCATATTTTCGATTTGGCGGGCGGCGGTTTCGAAAGCACGGTGCGTCTGGCCAAGAGTTCGCCTGCGACATGGATTCCGATTTTCATGCAAAACAAATACAATATCCTCGACGTGTTGCGGGAGCATATCCACCAGTTGCAGATTTTCCGCCGCATGATCGAGAAGGACGATGTCGAAGGATTGCGCAGCCTGATGGTGCGTGCCAATTCGATCAAACGGATATTGCCGTAA
- a CDS encoding chorismate mutase: MKTFDLKAKRPLIISGPCSAETEEQTIETCKQIAATGMVDVLRAGIWKPRTKPGSFEGVGLKGLAWMSEARKETGLPFGLEVATAKHVEAALEFGADMLWIGARSTGNPFSVQEIADALKGTDITVLVKNPMTPDLDLWVGAVTRIRNAGIKNVGLIHRGFSAYGASLYRNNPMWHLAIEMRSRMPELPMICDPSHICGNRTYLQEVAQKSADLYYDGLILESHICPAKAWSDASQQVTPSDLETLLRSIVWRQSTADTPEFHDALAGLRRQIDQIDAELFELLSNRMRVSEQIGRVKKQNNVAVLQGGRWSSILDKAMAQAPQLGLSAEFLKTIMEAIHLESINLQNKIMNE; this comes from the coding sequence ATGAAAACATTTGATTTAAAGGCAAAACGGCCGCTGATCATATCGGGGCCGTGCAGTGCGGAAACCGAGGAACAAACCATAGAAACTTGTAAGCAAATCGCCGCTACCGGCATGGTGGACGTGCTTCGGGCCGGCATCTGGAAACCGCGTACGAAACCCGGATCGTTCGAAGGCGTGGGCCTTAAGGGGCTCGCCTGGATGAGCGAAGCGCGCAAGGAGACGGGGCTGCCGTTCGGTCTGGAGGTAGCTACGGCCAAGCATGTCGAGGCAGCGCTCGAATTCGGGGCCGACATGCTCTGGATCGGTGCGCGTAGCACGGGCAATCCGTTCAGTGTTCAGGAGATTGCCGATGCGCTGAAGGGAACCGATATCACGGTGTTGGTCAAGAACCCGATGACGCCCGATCTCGACTTGTGGGTAGGCGCTGTGACGCGTATCCGGAATGCGGGTATCAAAAACGTCGGGTTGATCCACCGCGGGTTTTCGGCTTACGGGGCTTCGCTCTACCGCAACAACCCGATGTGGCACCTTGCCATCGAGATGCGCAGCCGCATGCCGGAGTTGCCGATGATCTGCGATCCGTCGCACATTTGCGGCAACCGTACCTACTTGCAGGAGGTGGCTCAGAAAAGTGCGGACCTTTACTACGACGGACTGATTCTCGAAAGCCATATCTGTCCGGCCAAGGCCTGGAGCGACGCTTCGCAGCAGGTGACGCCGTCGGATCTCGAAACGCTGTTGCGTAGTATCGTCTGGAGGCAGTCGACGGCCGATACGCCCGAGTTCCATGATGCGTTGGCCGGTTTGCGCCGTCAGATCGACCAGATCGACGCCGAACTGTTTGAGTTGCTCAGCAACCGGATGCGGGTCTCCGAGCAGATCGGGCGCGTCAAAAAACAGAATAATGTGGCGGTACTGCAGGGCGGTCGCTGGAGCAGTATCCTGGATAAAGCGATGGCCCAGGCTCCACAGCTCGGTTTGAGTGCGGAATTCCTCAAGACGATTATGGAAGCGATCCACCTCGAGAGCATCAACCTGCAGAACAAGATCATGAACGAGTAG
- a CDS encoding M20 family metallo-hydrolase: MKQEELYQNAVTLLQSLIRTPSLSKEEDATAELLASFLQGHGVAIHRKGNNVWAFNRHYDPAKPTILLNSHHDTVKPNTAYTRDPFSPEIEGDRLYGLGSNDAGASGVSLLAAFLHYYDRSDLKYNLCVAITAEEENSGSGGLESIIPDLGPLEFAIVGEPTLMQLAIAERGLMVIDCTAHGKAGHAAREEGDNAIYKAMRDIEWFRTYRFPKESDLFGAVKMSVTIISAGSQHNVVPAQCRFTVDIRVTDRYTNEEVLEIIREHVQCEVTPRSTRLKPSSIPPSHPIVQAGLALGRTTYGSPTTSDQALLDIPSLKLGVGDSARSHSADEFVHLSEIREGIELYIEMLKAVL, translated from the coding sequence ATGAAACAAGAGGAATTATACCAGAACGCCGTCACGTTGTTGCAAAGCCTGATCCGTACCCCGTCTCTGAGCAAGGAAGAGGATGCAACGGCCGAACTGCTCGCCAGCTTCCTGCAGGGACACGGCGTGGCGATCCACCGCAAAGGCAACAACGTCTGGGCATTCAACCGGCATTACGACCCGGCCAAACCGACCATCCTGCTCAATTCCCACCACGACACCGTCAAGCCCAACACGGCTTACACGCGCGACCCGTTTTCACCCGAGATCGAAGGGGACCGGCTGTACGGGTTGGGCAGCAACGACGCGGGAGCGAGCGGCGTGTCGCTGCTTGCGGCATTCCTGCACTACTACGACCGCAGCGACCTGAAATACAACCTCTGCGTGGCGATTACGGCCGAAGAGGAAAACAGCGGTTCGGGCGGACTCGAAAGCATCATTCCCGACCTGGGCCCGTTGGAATTCGCGATCGTGGGCGAACCGACGCTGATGCAACTGGCCATCGCCGAACGAGGCCTGATGGTAATCGACTGCACGGCGCACGGCAAAGCGGGACACGCCGCACGCGAAGAGGGGGACAATGCCATCTACAAAGCGATGCGGGACATCGAATGGTTCCGGACCTACCGTTTCCCGAAGGAATCCGACCTGTTCGGAGCAGTCAAAATGAGCGTTACGATCATCTCGGCGGGTTCGCAGCACAACGTCGTCCCGGCGCAGTGCCGTTTTACGGTAGACATCCGCGTGACCGACCGCTATACGAACGAAGAGGTGTTGGAGATTATCCGGGAACATGTACAATGCGAAGTGACGCCGCGCTCGACCCGGCTCAAGCCGTCAAGTATTCCGCCGTCGCATCCGATCGTACAGGCCGGTCTGGCCCTCGGCCGTACGACGTACGGTTCACCGACCACTTCGGACCAGGCCCTGCTCGACATCCCGTCGCTGAAACTGGGTGTCGGCGACAGCGCCCGCTCACACAGCGCCGACGAGTTCGTGCACCTGAGCGAAATTCGCGAGGGAATAGAACTCTACATCGAAATGCTGAAAGCGGTTTTGTAA
- the rpe gene encoding ribulose-phosphate 3-epimerase: MSRIISPSVLSADFLHLGRDTEMLNRSEAEWIHIDVMDGVFVPNLSFGFPVLSAIRKVTTKVLDTHLMIVEPERYIERFAKAGADIITIHIEATEDLPAAIRTIKTCGVKAGVSIKPKTPVSAIVPYLDDLDLVLIMSVEPGFGGQSFIEGSTEKVAELRREIDRCGSDTVIEIDGGITLGNAGEQFTAGCDVLVAGNTIFGSDDPTRTIHDLLRA; encoded by the coding sequence ATGTCAAGAATCATATCACCTTCGGTCCTGTCGGCCGATTTTCTCCACCTGGGCCGCGACACCGAAATGCTCAACCGCAGCGAAGCGGAATGGATCCACATCGACGTGATGGACGGCGTGTTCGTCCCGAACCTTTCGTTCGGATTTCCCGTGCTCTCGGCCATCCGCAAGGTCACCACGAAAGTGCTCGACACGCACCTGATGATCGTTGAACCGGAACGCTACATCGAACGCTTTGCAAAAGCGGGCGCCGACATCATCACGATCCACATCGAAGCGACCGAAGACCTTCCGGCAGCCATCCGCACGATCAAGACCTGCGGCGTGAAAGCCGGCGTCTCGATCAAGCCGAAAACGCCTGTTTCAGCCATCGTGCCCTACCTAGACGATCTCGACCTGGTGCTCATCATGAGCGTCGAACCCGGTTTCGGCGGTCAGTCGTTCATCGAAGGTTCGACCGAGAAGGTGGCCGAGCTACGCCGTGAAATCGACCGTTGCGGTTCCGATACCGTGATCGAAATAGACGGCGGCATCACGCTTGGAAATGCAGGGGAGCAGTTCACCGCCGGATGCGACGTACTGGTGGCCGGCAATACGATTTTCGGCTCGGACGATCCGACACGAACCATCCACGACCTGCTGCGGGCCTGA